The following proteins come from a genomic window of Egibacteraceae bacterium:
- a CDS encoding metallophosphoesterase codes for MAVTSRMPRETMVTIAHISDPHVGSPHFVPNLLDRMLTEIDELAPDVVLCTGDITDNGLAGEYKAAVGYFSQIRQPLFMVPGNHDSRNVGYVHFERAWGPRYWVHDVGPVRIVGADSSEPDLNEGKLGREHYAWLRESFDCPAELKIFAVHHHLIPLPGTGRERSTMQDAGDVLELLLGAGVQLVLNGHKHVPHVWRLEHLYIANAGTCSSLKLRGDGKPSYAIVEYSQGQVRIHRKAPFGEAALIAHWNPRTGEQYRREFEPLFSAPFPPDSADVTTPAAEPA; via the coding sequence GTGGCGGTCACGTCACGCATGCCGAGGGAGACCATGGTCACCATCGCCCACATCTCCGACCCGCACGTCGGATCCCCCCATTTCGTGCCGAACCTCCTCGACCGCATGCTCACGGAGATCGACGAGCTCGCCCCGGACGTCGTCCTCTGCACGGGTGACATCACCGACAACGGCCTGGCCGGCGAGTACAAGGCCGCGGTCGGCTACTTCAGCCAGATCCGCCAGCCCCTGTTCATGGTCCCCGGCAACCACGACAGCCGCAATGTCGGCTACGTACACTTCGAGCGGGCGTGGGGCCCGCGCTACTGGGTCCACGACGTCGGGCCGGTCCGCATCGTCGGGGCCGACTCCTCCGAGCCCGACCTCAACGAGGGCAAGCTCGGCCGCGAGCACTACGCGTGGCTGCGCGAGTCCTTCGACTGCCCCGCGGAGCTGAAGATCTTCGCCGTGCACCACCACCTCATCCCGCTGCCCGGCACGGGCCGCGAGCGCAGCACGATGCAGGACGCCGGCGACGTGCTCGAGCTGCTCCTCGGCGCGGGCGTGCAGCTCGTCCTCAACGGCCACAAGCACGTGCCCCACGTCTGGCGCCTGGAGCACCTCTACATCGCCAACGCGGGAACCTGCTCGAGCCTGAAGCTCCGCGGCGACGGGAAGCCGTCCTACGCGATCGTCGAGTACAGCCAGGGGCAGGTGCGCATCCACCGCAAGGCACCCTTCGGCGAGGCCGCCCTCATCGCCCACTGGAACCCCCGCACCGGCGAGCAGTACCGCCGGGAGTTCGAGCCGCTCTTCTCGGCACCCTTCCCGCCCGACTCCGCCGACGTGACGACACCCGCGGCGGAGCCGGCCTGA
- the rho gene encoding transcription termination factor Rho — protein MDPSVLATKPLTELKTIAAQLDMRGYQRLKKADLVDAIVRAANGQQPHLPPATEGGANGSSRPAGPADAVLGPRDGEDGEEVRPRVRTRTRERHSGDGQERDGEDETRADAPTAQRAGADTPAAPRAGAEATQVAPERQDEVGDPDGSGSDTDDRDGEGGRHGDGANRRRRSRRERRRGKGAGHAAGPPQSKGRPDEPGAGEAGEVRAGVLDILPEGYGFLRTSGYLAGDTDVYVSQSQIRRHGLRRGDVVEGPIRQQKSSDKVPGLHHVMKVNGVEPDENGNLPHRPDFKDMTPLFPDERLRLETPDGPISMRIVDLMSPIGKGQRGLVVSPPKAGKTTILKELGQAIAYNNPECHVMVVLVDERPEEVTDMQRSVPGEIVASTFDRPADDHTSIAELAIERAKRLVEAGRDVVILLDSITRLSRAYNLAAPASGRIMSGGVDSTALYPPKRFFGAARNIEGGGSLTIIATALIETGSKMDEVIFEEFKGTGNMELRLDRRLEQKRIFPAIDIEASGTRKEELLLDKEELMIIWKLRRVLHALDGPAALELLIDKMRSTRSNNKFLLQIQQSNLQS, from the coding sequence ATGGACCCGAGCGTCCTCGCGACGAAGCCGCTCACGGAGCTGAAGACGATCGCCGCGCAGCTGGACATGCGCGGCTATCAGCGGCTGAAGAAGGCCGACCTCGTCGACGCCATCGTGCGCGCCGCCAACGGTCAGCAACCGCACCTGCCGCCCGCCACCGAAGGCGGCGCGAACGGCTCCTCCCGGCCCGCCGGGCCGGCCGACGCCGTGCTCGGCCCCCGCGACGGTGAAGACGGTGAAGAGGTCCGCCCCCGGGTGCGCACCCGGACACGCGAACGCCACAGCGGCGACGGGCAGGAGCGCGACGGCGAGGACGAGACCCGCGCCGACGCCCCGACAGCCCAGCGCGCAGGCGCCGACACCCCGGCCGCGCCACGCGCAGGCGCCGAAGCCACGCAGGTCGCCCCCGAGCGACAGGACGAAGTCGGCGACCCCGACGGGTCGGGTTCGGACACCGACGACCGTGACGGTGAGGGCGGTCGCCACGGCGACGGCGCGAACAGGCGGCGGCGCAGCCGCCGCGAACGCCGGCGCGGCAAGGGCGCCGGTCACGCGGCAGGCCCGCCGCAGTCAAAGGGACGCCCCGACGAGCCGGGCGCCGGCGAGGCCGGCGAGGTGCGCGCGGGCGTGCTCGACATCCTGCCCGAGGGCTACGGGTTCCTGCGCACGAGCGGCTACCTCGCAGGCGACACCGACGTCTACGTCTCCCAGAGCCAGATCCGCCGGCACGGGCTGCGGCGCGGCGACGTCGTCGAGGGACCGATCCGCCAGCAGAAGTCGAGCGACAAGGTCCCGGGCCTCCACCACGTCATGAAGGTCAACGGCGTGGAGCCCGACGAGAACGGCAACCTCCCCCACCGCCCCGACTTCAAGGACATGACGCCGCTCTTCCCCGACGAGCGGCTGCGCCTCGAAACGCCCGACGGGCCGATCTCCATGCGCATCGTCGACCTCATGTCGCCGATCGGCAAGGGCCAGCGCGGTCTCGTCGTGTCCCCGCCGAAGGCCGGCAAGACGACCATCCTCAAGGAGCTCGGGCAGGCCATCGCCTACAACAACCCCGAGTGCCACGTCATGGTCGTGCTCGTCGACGAGCGCCCCGAGGAGGTCACCGACATGCAGCGGTCGGTGCCCGGGGAGATCGTCGCCTCGACGTTCGACCGACCGGCGGACGACCACACCTCCATCGCCGAGCTCGCCATCGAGCGGGCGAAGCGCCTCGTCGAGGCCGGCAGGGACGTCGTCATCCTGCTCGACTCGATCACGCGCCTGTCGCGCGCCTACAACCTCGCCGCGCCCGCGTCGGGCCGCATCATGTCCGGCGGCGTGGACTCCACCGCGCTCTATCCGCCGAAGCGCTTCTTCGGCGCTGCGCGCAACATCGAGGGCGGCGGCTCGCTCACGATCATCGCCACGGCGCTGATCGAGACCGGGTCGAAGATGGACGAGGTCATCTTCGAGGAGTTCAAGGGCACGGGGAACATGGAGCTGCGGCTCGACCGGCGCCTCGAGCAGAAGCGCATCTTCCCGGCGATCGACATCGAGGCGAGCGGCACCCGCAAGGAGGAGCTCCTGCTCGACAAGGAGGAGCTCATGATCATCTGGAAGCTCCGGCGCGTCCTCCACGCGCTCGACGGCCCGGCCGCCCTGGAGCTGCTCATCGACAAGATGCGCTCCACGCGGAGCAACAACAAGTTCCTTCTGCAGATCCAGCAGTCCAACCTGCAGAGCTGA
- the rpmE gene encoding 50S ribosomal protein L31 has protein sequence MKSEIHPDYVLATVRCSCGNEFTTRATQDEIRVELCNECHPFYTGKQKLVDTGGRVERYKQRYAKSLEKQAGANQADTGKRA, from the coding sequence ATGAAGTCCGAGATCCACCCCGACTACGTGCTCGCCACGGTCCGCTGCTCGTGCGGCAACGAGTTCACGACCCGCGCGACGCAGGACGAGATCCGCGTCGAGCTCTGCAACGAGTGCCACCCCTTCTACACGGGCAAGCAGAAGCTCGTGGACACCGGGGGACGCGTGGAGCGCTACAAGCAGCGCTACGCCAAGTCGCTCGAGAAGCAGGCCGGAGCCAACCAGGCCGACACCGGCAAGCGGGCCTGA
- a CDS encoding DUF1385 domain-containing protein, with amino-acid sequence MGQDTDRATRAHSPHYYGGQAVIEGVMMRGQDNWAVAVRRPGGEIYLERHPVSDFPKRHPLFRKPMFRGMYGLVDALTIGTRALTISANQSVEQEEQLSGRAMGGSLALALLLFIGVFIILPNVGLATLRDVFGSEWVYHVVESVARVAIFLGYLWAISLLADIKRVFAYHGAEHKTIAAWEHGERLEPRAVDQYTTLHVRCGTNFLLMVMLIAMVVYTLAGALVPPAEATGWLGYATYQIVLRVVLLPVVAGLAYEALRLGAGRDNLLVRAMMKPGLWLQMITTKPPDDDQIEVAIRAFEAVVPSAQLEGRTYGGLTSPVVWGPDDAQPNAYGLPADVTGAPIAPEEPHSGG; translated from the coding sequence GTGGGGCAGGACACGGACCGGGCGACGCGCGCCCACTCGCCGCACTACTACGGTGGCCAAGCGGTCATCGAGGGCGTCATGATGCGCGGCCAGGACAACTGGGCGGTCGCGGTGCGCAGGCCGGGCGGTGAGATCTACCTCGAGCGCCACCCGGTCAGCGACTTCCCCAAGCGCCACCCGCTGTTCCGCAAGCCGATGTTCCGGGGCATGTACGGGCTCGTCGACGCCCTGACCATCGGCACCCGCGCGCTCACCATCTCGGCGAACCAGTCCGTGGAGCAGGAGGAGCAGCTGTCGGGCAGGGCGATGGGCGGCAGCCTCGCCCTCGCGCTGCTGCTGTTCATCGGCGTCTTCATCATCCTGCCGAACGTGGGCCTCGCGACGCTGCGCGACGTGTTCGGCTCCGAGTGGGTCTACCACGTCGTGGAGAGCGTCGCCCGGGTGGCGATCTTCCTCGGCTACCTCTGGGCGATCTCGCTGCTCGCCGACATCAAGCGGGTGTTCGCCTACCACGGTGCCGAGCACAAGACCATCGCCGCGTGGGAGCACGGGGAGCGGCTCGAACCCCGCGCGGTCGACCAGTACACGACCCTGCACGTGCGCTGCGGGACGAACTTTCTGCTCATGGTGATGCTCATCGCCATGGTGGTCTACACGCTCGCGGGCGCGCTCGTGCCACCGGCCGAGGCCACCGGCTGGCTCGGCTACGCGACCTACCAGATCGTGCTGCGCGTCGTGCTGCTTCCGGTGGTGGCCGGCCTCGCCTACGAGGCGCTGCGGCTCGGGGCCGGCCGGGACAACCTCCTCGTCCGGGCGATGATGAAGCCGGGGCTGTGGCTCCAGATGATCACGACGAAGCCGCCGGACGACGACCAGATCGAGGTCGCGATCCGTGCCTTCGAGGCCGTCGTGCCAAGCGCGCAGCTCGAGGGGCGCACCTACGGTGGGCTCACCTCGCCCGTCGTGTGGGGGCCCGACGACGCGCAGCCGAACGCCTACGGTCTGCCCGCCGACGTCACGGGCGCGCCGATCGCACCCGAGGAGCCCCACTCCGGGGGATAG